One Halobaculum roseum DNA segment encodes these proteins:
- the gltB gene encoding glutamate synthase large subunit, protein MTEPDASARVGGLADPSDERSNCGVGAVVDLDGGRSHEVVSDALDLLENLEHRGTTGAEQNTGDGAGIMVERPDEFFEAVVGDLPETYAVGSVFMPTDDDAREDLAALFESTLAEYDLDVFAWRDVPTDAAGADLGKTALDSEPDVWQAFVAPADGADLDEGTFDRRLYVARRALESAADDLAGERFYVCSLDRRRVVYKGLLKADQIDAYYPDLRDDRLTSGVALVHARFSTNTLGAWHLAHPYRNIVHNGEFNTIQGNVNWMRARQSDLADGGFTDEELDAVRPIISDPNQSDTASVDETLDLLLQGGRDLPHALRMMIPEAYRKDDAMSESRRDFYDYHASLVEPWDGPALVIGFDGDRVAGVLDRNGLRPCRYDVTTDNRLVMGSEVGALEHDPDEVRERGRLRPGETFVADRSEGRVLDDEEVFADLTDEKYGEWVDAEQRDLADVTADADPSPETGPDDHLRSKQAAFGYTTDQLNHLIGPMAEQGKDPVGSMGDDTPLSVLSEFDRPLFTYFKQLFAQVSNPPIDYIREELVTSMETRLGPQRNLLGETPEHARQVVNDSPVLTEAETETLRDLETATDGDLTSVTLDMTFDPEDDLRTAVEDLRAAAADAVRDGADVVVLSDRDMGPDRMHVPSLLATGAVHHHLVREGLRARAGLVVESGDPREVHHVACLVGYGAGAVCPYLAYDTVRDIVAGPDGADEEESLSAYRDALEMGLLKTMAKMGISTVESYQGAQIFEAVGLDSDLVREYFEGTEIRTEGIGLPEIESDLRERYEVGFGEDPELETQGEYENRSSGIKHGWNPHSVNALHTAVREGDREAWDEFAAQVNDPDEPAELRNLLDIDNDRESIPVEDVEAVGDIAERFSTAAMSLGSLSPEQHENNAIAMNRLGAKSNTGEGGEPPERFDTERNCSVKQVASGRFGVTSNYLANAEEIQIKMAQGSKPGEGGHLPGAKVNEYIAHVRYSTPGVGLISPPPLHDIYSIEDLKQLIYDLKAANPEADINVKLVSEAGIGTIAAGVAKAEADVVHISGHSGGTGASPKTSIKNAGLPWELGVAEANQMLRATGLRDRITVSADGGLKTGRDVAVAALLGAEEFAFGTAALVSSGCVMARQCHQNTCPVGVATQREDLRDRFPGEPEHVINYMQFIAQELREIMADLGFATVDEMVGRVECLSQREIDHPKAKKLDLSALIAEPNDDGPRHKVREQDHPDLAEALDWELLDELGDNVESGEPAALAADVDNTDRAVGATLSNRISQAHGEDGLPAGTLDLDFRGEAGQSFGAFLAAGVDAHLVGAANDYVGKGLSGGTVVVQTPEDAAFEPDENVLVGNVALYGATDGEAYVNGVAGERFAVRNSGVKAVVEGVGDHGCEYMTGGVVAVLGEVGRNFAAGMSGGVAYVHDPDDELAAKTNTGMVSLSAELTDQDEGMLRRLVENHLARTDSDRARELLDDWESVVGEFTRVLPDAYAEVIAEGRGDDVREQLPDAAEGGAATAEFGAGVASDD, encoded by the coding sequence ATGACTGAGCCGGACGCGTCGGCGCGCGTCGGGGGCCTGGCGGACCCCAGTGACGAGCGCTCGAACTGTGGTGTGGGAGCCGTCGTCGACCTCGACGGCGGGCGATCACACGAAGTAGTATCGGACGCACTCGACCTGCTGGAGAACCTGGAACACCGGGGCACGACGGGCGCGGAACAGAACACCGGCGACGGCGCCGGCATCATGGTCGAACGGCCCGACGAGTTCTTCGAGGCCGTCGTCGGCGACCTCCCCGAGACGTACGCGGTGGGGTCGGTGTTCATGCCGACCGACGACGACGCTCGCGAGGACCTGGCGGCGCTGTTCGAGTCGACGCTCGCGGAGTATGACCTCGACGTGTTCGCGTGGCGCGACGTGCCGACGGACGCCGCGGGCGCCGATCTGGGGAAGACGGCGCTCGACTCGGAGCCGGACGTGTGGCAGGCGTTCGTCGCGCCCGCCGACGGCGCCGACCTCGACGAGGGGACGTTCGACCGACGGCTGTACGTCGCCCGCCGCGCCCTCGAGTCGGCCGCGGATGACCTCGCCGGCGAGCGCTTCTACGTCTGTTCGCTCGACCGCCGGCGCGTCGTCTACAAGGGGCTGTTGAAGGCCGACCAGATCGACGCCTACTACCCCGACCTGCGCGACGACCGGCTCACGTCGGGGGTCGCGCTGGTGCACGCGCGCTTCTCGACGAACACGCTCGGCGCGTGGCACCTCGCGCATCCGTACCGCAACATCGTCCACAACGGCGAGTTCAACACAATCCAGGGGAACGTCAACTGGATGCGCGCCCGGCAGTCGGACCTCGCGGACGGCGGCTTCACCGACGAGGAGCTCGACGCCGTTCGACCGATCATCTCGGACCCCAACCAGTCGGACACCGCCTCCGTCGACGAGACGCTCGATCTGCTCCTCCAGGGCGGCCGCGACCTCCCGCACGCGCTGCGGATGATGATCCCGGAGGCGTACCGCAAGGACGACGCGATGAGCGAGTCCCGCCGCGATTTCTACGACTACCACGCCTCGCTGGTCGAGCCGTGGGACGGCCCCGCGCTGGTCATCGGCTTCGACGGCGATCGCGTCGCGGGCGTGCTCGACCGTAACGGGCTCCGACCGTGCCGTTACGACGTGACGACCGACAACCGCCTCGTGATGGGTAGCGAGGTCGGCGCGCTCGAACACGACCCCGACGAGGTCCGCGAGCGCGGCCGCCTCCGCCCGGGCGAGACGTTCGTCGCCGACCGCTCCGAGGGCCGCGTCCTCGACGACGAGGAGGTGTTCGCCGACCTCACCGACGAGAAGTACGGCGAGTGGGTCGACGCCGAGCAGCGCGACCTCGCGGACGTGACCGCCGACGCGGACCCGTCGCCCGAGACGGGGCCCGACGACCACCTCCGGAGCAAGCAGGCGGCCTTCGGCTACACGACCGACCAACTGAACCACCTCATCGGCCCGATGGCCGAGCAGGGGAAGGATCCGGTCGGCTCGATGGGCGACGACACGCCGCTGTCGGTCCTCTCGGAGTTCGACCGCCCGCTGTTCACGTACTTCAAGCAGCTGTTCGCGCAGGTGTCGAACCCGCCGATCGACTACATCCGCGAGGAGCTCGTTACCTCGATGGAGACGCGGCTGGGCCCCCAGCGCAACCTCCTCGGGGAGACGCCCGAACACGCCCGGCAGGTCGTCAACGACTCGCCGGTCCTGACCGAGGCGGAGACCGAGACGCTGCGGGACCTGGAGACGGCGACCGACGGCGACCTCACGTCGGTCACGCTCGACATGACGTTCGACCCCGAGGACGACCTCCGGACGGCCGTCGAGGACCTGCGCGCGGCCGCCGCCGACGCGGTCCGCGACGGCGCCGACGTGGTCGTCCTGTCGGATCGCGACATGGGCCCCGACCGGATGCACGTCCCCAGCCTGCTGGCGACGGGCGCGGTCCACCACCACCTCGTGCGCGAGGGGCTGCGCGCCCGCGCCGGTCTGGTCGTCGAGTCGGGCGACCCCCGCGAGGTTCACCACGTGGCGTGTCTCGTCGGCTACGGCGCCGGTGCGGTGTGCCCGTACCTCGCGTACGACACCGTCCGCGACATCGTCGCGGGCCCCGACGGCGCCGACGAGGAGGAGTCGCTGTCGGCCTACCGCGACGCCCTGGAGATGGGGCTGCTGAAGACGATGGCGAAGATGGGCATCTCGACGGTCGAGTCCTACCAGGGCGCGCAGATCTTCGAGGCGGTCGGCCTCGACTCCGACCTAGTGCGCGAGTACTTCGAGGGCACCGAGATCCGGACCGAGGGGATCGGCCTCCCGGAGATCGAGTCGGACCTGCGCGAGCGCTACGAGGTCGGCTTCGGGGAGGACCCCGAGCTGGAGACGCAGGGGGAGTACGAGAACCGCTCGTCGGGGATCAAACACGGCTGGAACCCCCACTCGGTGAACGCGCTCCACACCGCCGTCCGCGAGGGCGACCGCGAGGCGTGGGACGAGTTCGCCGCCCAGGTAAACGACCCCGACGAGCCCGCTGAACTCCGGAACCTGCTGGACATCGACAACGACCGCGAGTCCATTCCGGTCGAGGACGTCGAGGCCGTCGGCGACATCGCCGAGCGCTTCTCGACGGCCGCGATGAGCCTCGGGAGCCTCTCGCCCGAGCAACACGAGAACAACGCGATCGCGATGAACCGCCTGGGCGCGAAGTCGAACACCGGCGAGGGGGGCGAGCCGCCCGAGCGCTTCGACACGGAACGCAACTGCAGCGTGAAGCAGGTCGCCTCGGGTCGCTTCGGCGTCACCTCGAACTACCTCGCGAACGCCGAGGAGATCCAGATCAAGATGGCCCAGGGGTCCAAGCCCGGCGAGGGCGGCCACCTCCCCGGCGCGAAGGTGAACGAGTACATCGCGCACGTGCGCTACTCGACGCCCGGCGTCGGACTCATCTCGCCCCCGCCGCTGCACGACATCTACTCCATCGAGGACCTCAAGCAGCTCATCTACGACCTGAAGGCGGCAAACCCCGAGGCCGACATCAACGTGAAGCTCGTCTCGGAGGCCGGCATCGGCACCATCGCCGCCGGCGTCGCCAAGGCGGAAGCCGATGTGGTCCACATCTCGGGTCACTCCGGCGGCACGGGGGCGTCGCCGAAGACCTCGATCAAGAACGCCGGGCTCCCGTGGGAACTGGGCGTCGCGGAGGCGAACCAGATGCTCCGGGCGACCGGCCTGCGCGACCGGATCACCGTCTCCGCGGACGGCGGGCTCAAGACCGGCCGCGACGTGGCCGTCGCCGCGCTGCTGGGCGCCGAGGAGTTCGCGTTCGGGACCGCCGCGCTCGTCTCCTCCGGCTGCGTGATGGCCCGGCAGTGCCACCAGAACACCTGCCCGGTCGGCGTCGCCACCCAGCGCGAGGACCTGCGGGATCGGTTCCCCGGCGAGCCCGAGCACGTCATCAACTACATGCAGTTCATCGCACAGGAGCTGCGGGAGATCATGGCCGACCTCGGGTTCGCGACCGTCGACGAGATGGTCGGCCGGGTCGAGTGCCTCTCCCAGCGGGAGATCGACCACCCGAAGGCGAAGAAGCTCGACCTGTCGGCGCTCATCGCCGAGCCGAACGACGACGGCCCGCGCCACAAGGTGCGCGAGCAGGACCACCCCGACCTCGCGGAGGCGCTCGACTGGGAACTGCTCGACGAACTCGGCGACAACGTCGAGTCGGGCGAGCCGGCCGCGCTCGCCGCGGACGTGGACAACACCGACCGCGCGGTCGGCGCCACCCTGTCGAACCGCATCTCGCAGGCCCACGGCGAGGACGGCCTCCCCGCCGGCACGCTCGATCTGGACTTCCGCGGCGAGGCGGGCCAGTCGTTCGGCGCGTTCCTCGCGGCGGGCGTGGACGCCCACCTCGTCGGGGCCGCCAACGACTACGTCGGCAAGGGCCTCTCGGGCGGCACGGTCGTCGTCCAGACGCCCGAGGACGCCGCCTTCGAGCCCGACGAGAACGTCCTCGTCGGCAACGTCGCGCTGTACGGCGCCACCGACGGCGAGGCGTACGTCAACGGCGTCGCCGGCGAGCGCTTCGCCGTGCGCAACTCCGGCGTGAAGGCGGTCGTCGAGGGCGTCGGCGACCACGGCTGCGAGTACATGACCGGCGGCGTCGTCGCGGTGCTGGGCGAGGTCGGCCGCAACTTCGCCGCGGGGATGTCCGGCGGCGTCGCGTACGTCCACGACCCGGACGACGAACTGGCCGCGAAAACGAACACGGGGATGGTGAGCCTCTCGGCGGAGCTGACCGACCAGGACGAGGGGATGCTTCGTCGCTTGGTCGAGAACCACCTCGCGCGCACCGACAGCGACCGCGCGCGCGAACTCCTCGACGACTGGGAGTCGGTCGTCGGCGAGTTCACCCGGGTGCTCCCCGATGCCTACGCGGAGGTCATCGCGGAGGGCCGCGGCGACGACGTGCGCGAACAGCTCCCCGACGCCGCCGAGGGCGGCGCCGCGACCGCGGAGTTCGGCGCGGGCGTCGCGAGCGACGACTGA